A DNA window from Sphingopyxis macrogoltabida contains the following coding sequences:
- the fliR gene encoding flagellar biosynthetic protein FliR — MNPTDVPNIEAMLQLWMLGMIRPGAAFIAAPVFGATNVPVQLRLVIALAVGVPAVAASGMVLPPEGIVSFPGFLLILGEALIGLCIGFVLQMGLAAALLAGEAISNAMGLGFASMVDPMSGAASSAIGQFLSMLATALFLAADGHLILIQIIVDSYSALPPGNAFPSFGAIGGLLRFGSLMFAAGLTIALPVGFVLILVQMIMGVIGRSAPALNLFAVGIPATLLAGVVLLGVATPVMAEAVARILSDALDAARMLAAGG; from the coding sequence ATGAACCCGACCGACGTCCCCAATATCGAGGCGATGCTCCAGCTCTGGATGCTCGGGATGATCCGGCCGGGCGCCGCGTTCATCGCGGCGCCGGTGTTCGGGGCGACGAACGTGCCGGTCCAGCTTCGCCTCGTCATCGCGCTCGCGGTCGGCGTGCCGGCGGTCGCCGCATCGGGCATGGTGCTGCCGCCCGAGGGCATCGTTTCCTTTCCCGGCTTCCTCCTCATCCTCGGCGAAGCGCTGATCGGCCTCTGCATCGGTTTCGTCCTCCAGATGGGCCTCGCCGCGGCGCTGCTCGCGGGCGAGGCGATCAGCAACGCGATGGGCCTCGGCTTCGCATCGATGGTCGACCCGATGAGCGGCGCGGCGAGTTCGGCGATCGGCCAGTTCCTGTCGATGCTGGCGACCGCGCTCTTCCTCGCCGCCGACGGGCATTTGATCCTGATCCAGATCATCGTCGACAGCTATAGCGCGCTGCCGCCGGGCAATGCCTTCCCCTCGTTCGGGGCGATCGGCGGCCTGCTGCGCTTCGGCAGCCTGATGTTCGCCGCCGGGCTGACGATCGCGCTGCCGGTCGGTTTCGTGCTGATCCTCGTCCAGATGATCATGGGCGTCATCGGCCGCTCGGCGCCCGCGCTCAACCTTTTCGCGGTCGGCATCCCCGCGACCCTGCTCGCGGGCGTCGTGCTGCTCGGTGTGGCGACGCCGGTGATGGCCGAAGCGGTCGCGCGCATCCTGTCCGACGCGCTCGACGCCGCGCGCATGCTCGCAGCGGGGGGCTGA
- the flhB gene encoding flagellar type III secretion system protein FlhB produces MAGETEKDQKTEAPTPKKRADAAKEGDVLMSRELATALMMLAAAGWLIAAGGWFVQSAGDLVRRGLTLTAADVADFAPGEALLRNGVEILLPLASLFALALVAAIAGPALLGSFGWRGKALGFKGNRINPMNGLKRMFGLHGALELGKTIAKVLLLGSIGYWLVAVNLPAIMTMAATDLGAAIGLAGQAIGQAMVTMAGGLVVIALIDVPSVWFQRNKRLMMSKQEIKEEMRQSDGAPELKQAQRQRAHEMLSGSARKAVSEATVVLTNPTHFSVALRYRPGIDAAPVVVARGRGDVALSIRELARGANVPLLEYPQLTRAIYFTARAGRVIPEELFVAVATILAFVFQLERAMAEGRAQPAVDVPESHHFDPDGRRAQGTA; encoded by the coding sequence GTGGCCGGCGAAACCGAAAAGGACCAGAAGACCGAAGCCCCGACGCCGAAGAAGCGCGCCGATGCCGCGAAAGAGGGCGATGTGCTGATGTCGCGCGAACTGGCGACCGCGCTGATGATGCTCGCCGCCGCCGGCTGGCTGATTGCCGCGGGCGGCTGGTTCGTCCAGTCGGCGGGCGACCTTGTCCGCCGCGGGCTGACGCTGACCGCCGCCGACGTCGCCGATTTCGCGCCGGGCGAAGCGCTGCTCCGCAACGGGGTCGAAATATTGCTGCCGCTCGCCAGCCTGTTCGCGCTCGCGCTCGTCGCCGCGATCGCGGGGCCCGCGCTGCTCGGCTCGTTCGGCTGGCGCGGCAAGGCGCTGGGGTTCAAGGGCAACCGCATCAACCCGATGAACGGGCTGAAGCGCATGTTCGGGCTGCACGGCGCGCTCGAACTCGGCAAGACGATCGCCAAGGTCCTGCTGCTCGGCTCGATCGGTTACTGGCTCGTCGCGGTGAACCTGCCCGCGATCATGACGATGGCGGCAACCGACCTGGGCGCCGCGATCGGGCTCGCCGGGCAGGCGATCGGCCAGGCGATGGTGACGATGGCGGGTGGGCTGGTCGTTATCGCGCTGATCGACGTCCCATCGGTCTGGTTCCAGCGCAACAAGCGGCTGATGATGAGCAAGCAGGAGATCAAGGAAGAGATGCGCCAGTCCGACGGCGCCCCCGAGCTCAAGCAGGCGCAGCGCCAGCGCGCGCACGAGATGCTCAGCGGCTCGGCGCGCAAGGCGGTGTCGGAAGCGACGGTCGTGCTCACCAACCCGACCCATTTTTCGGTCGCGCTGCGTTACCGTCCCGGCATCGACGCCGCACCGGTGGTCGTCGCGCGCGGGCGCGGCGACGTCGCGCTGTCGATCCGCGAACTGGCGCGCGGCGCCAATGTCCCGCTGCTCGAATATCCGCAGCTCACCCGCGCCATCTATTTCACCGCGCGCGCCGGGCGGGTGATCCCCGAGGAGTTGTTCGTCGCCGTCGCAACGATCCTCGCCTTCGTCTTCCAGCTCGAACGCGCGATGGCCGAAGGCCGGGCGCAGCCGGCGGTCGACGTGCCCGAATCGCATCATTTCGATCCCGACGGACGGCGCGCGCAAGGAACGGCTTAA
- the fliD gene encoding flagellar filament capping protein FliD yields MVSSIANSLGFGSGIDTKQLVTDLAAASREPKIERVTQLTQQNQTRISALAQARSDLDGFADSLSQMVSDGTLRSTPTVSDDSVLSATARAGLSADSFAATVEVTQLARAQTAYSGIVADKAAAIGTGTMTLTVGGVNKTITIGATNNSLDGLAKAINASGAGVTASIVADEGGHRIILKGPTGEAGAFTLTADSGADPGLATFSYGSGGAMTLGQSAANAEFKIDGVAFSRASNIIDDVVPGMSLTLKKASPGQPVDIGASRPLDMIKQTVGDFVAVYNQMKKSLSSAANMSGSTTALRELERELANLVGKVVTSHGSINKLTDIGISSTRDGLLSLDSAKLEKALAADAGAVEALFNPRRDATHTEATDPGIAFALDAIRDKAVATDGVIDRVTKSLDARREALAEQLEKIEEREDTYRARLEKQFGGLDAKLAAFKATQTYLEQQIEMWNNQNNN; encoded by the coding sequence ATGGTCAGTTCCATCGCCAACAGCCTCGGTTTCGGATCGGGGATCGACACCAAACAATTGGTCACCGACCTTGCCGCGGCGTCGCGCGAACCGAAGATCGAGCGCGTCACCCAGTTGACGCAGCAGAACCAGACCCGGATCAGCGCGCTGGCACAGGCGCGGTCGGACCTCGACGGTTTTGCCGACTCGCTCAGCCAGATGGTGTCCGACGGCACGCTGCGCAGCACCCCGACGGTATCCGACGACAGCGTCCTCTCCGCCACCGCGCGCGCCGGCCTGTCGGCCGACAGCTTTGCCGCGACGGTCGAGGTGACGCAGCTCGCGCGCGCACAGACCGCCTATTCGGGGATCGTCGCCGACAAGGCCGCGGCGATCGGCACCGGGACGATGACGCTGACCGTCGGCGGCGTGAACAAGACGATCACCATCGGTGCCACGAACAACAGCCTCGACGGCCTCGCCAAGGCGATCAACGCCAGCGGTGCCGGCGTCACCGCCTCGATCGTCGCCGACGAGGGCGGCCACCGGATCATCCTGAAAGGACCGACCGGCGAAGCGGGGGCCTTCACCCTTACCGCCGACAGCGGCGCCGACCCCGGCCTTGCGACCTTTTCCTATGGTTCGGGCGGCGCGATGACGCTGGGCCAGAGCGCCGCGAATGCCGAGTTCAAGATCGACGGCGTCGCGTTCAGCCGCGCCTCGAACATCATCGACGACGTCGTTCCCGGCATGTCGCTGACGCTCAAGAAGGCATCGCCGGGCCAGCCGGTCGATATCGGCGCCAGCCGGCCGCTCGACATGATCAAGCAGACCGTCGGCGATTTCGTCGCCGTCTATAACCAGATGAAGAAGAGCCTGTCGTCGGCCGCCAATATGTCAGGTTCGACGACGGCATTGCGCGAGCTCGAACGCGAGCTCGCCAATCTGGTCGGCAAGGTCGTCACCAGTCACGGCAGCATCAACAAGCTGACCGATATCGGCATCTCGTCGACGCGCGACGGGCTGCTGTCGCTCGATTCGGCCAAGCTCGAAAAGGCCCTCGCCGCCGACGCCGGTGCGGTCGAAGCGCTGTTCAACCCGCGGCGCGACGCGACGCATACCGAGGCGACCGATCCGGGCATCGCCTTCGCGCTCGACGCGATCCGCGACAAGGCGGTCGCCACCGACGGCGTGATCGACCGCGTGACCAAGTCGCTCGACGCCCGGAGGGAGGCCCTCGCCGAACAGCTCGAGAAGATCGAGGAACGCGAAGACACCTACCGCGCGCGGCTCGAGAAGCAGTTCGGCGGGCTCGATGCCAAGCTCGCGGCCTTCAAGGCGACGCAGACCTATCTCGAACAGCAGATCGAGATGTGGAACAACCAGAATAACAACTAG
- a CDS encoding flagellar export chaperone FliS, producing MTATASTVRATGLYRRLQHESRAAAADPVELVTMLYDELEVAIGVLAAMVRQGQRVSATEPAHRARAILIGLDAGLDREAGGDVAEALSRVYRSMRRKLDEVVAANDEAGLRDLLDGILTVSNAWRQLR from the coding sequence ATGACCGCCACCGCCTCGACCGTCCGCGCGACCGGGCTTTATCGCCGGTTGCAGCATGAAAGCCGCGCCGCCGCCGCCGATCCGGTCGAGCTGGTGACGATGCTCTACGACGAACTCGAGGTTGCGATCGGCGTGCTCGCCGCGATGGTGCGGCAGGGCCAGCGCGTGTCGGCGACCGAACCCGCGCACCGCGCCCGCGCGATCCTGATCGGCCTCGATGCCGGACTCGACCGTGAAGCGGGCGGCGACGTCGCCGAGGCGCTCTCGCGCGTTTACCGCAGCATGCGCCGCAAGCTCGACGAGGTCGTCGCGGCGAACGACGAGGCGGGGCTGAGGGATCTGCTCGACGGAATATTGACGGTCAGCAACGCCTGGCGGCAATTGCGCTAG
- a CDS encoding sigma-54 interaction domain-containing protein, whose product MGGAVETMMTVGHNEGGQAALETLIIGTSPATQRLREMIRRVARSNASVMLCGPSGSGKELVARAIHDEGVRSGKPFAAINCGAIPGELIESELFGHEKGSFTGATARRLGHFEASEGGTVFLDEIGDMRFDMQVKLLRVLEDRTIVRVGSSDVRHVDVRVISATHQDLDAAIAEGKFREDLFFRLGVVVLQVPSLASRVEDIPALIRHFQRKMPGEAKCRFDDEAMMLLMQHRWPGNVRELRNFVERASVLHGGETLGAHDVAMLLNPTAALAPARAVPSSPAPVQAGGEEFITAAAPHAKTPAPGRPIDLKREIETIELEQIHVALDLADGIISEAARLLTLKRTTLIEKMRKYGVQQAA is encoded by the coding sequence TTGGGGGGCGCGGTGGAGACGATGATGACCGTGGGGCATAATGAAGGCGGCCAGGCCGCGCTGGAAACGCTGATCATCGGGACCAGCCCTGCGACGCAGCGGCTGCGCGAAATGATCCGCCGCGTGGCACGGTCGAACGCATCGGTCATGCTCTGCGGCCCGTCGGGTTCGGGCAAGGAACTCGTTGCCCGCGCGATCCATGACGAAGGCGTCCGTTCGGGCAAGCCCTTTGCCGCGATCAACTGCGGCGCCATTCCCGGCGAACTTATCGAATCCGAACTGTTCGGCCATGAAAAGGGCAGCTTCACCGGCGCCACCGCGCGTCGCCTCGGTCATTTCGAGGCGAGCGAGGGCGGCACCGTCTTTCTCGACGAAATCGGCGACATGCGTTTCGACATGCAGGTCAAGCTGCTCCGCGTGCTCGAAGACCGGACGATCGTCCGCGTCGGCAGCAGCGACGTCCGCCATGTCGACGTCCGTGTCATTTCGGCAACGCATCAGGATCTCGATGCCGCGATCGCCGAAGGCAAGTTCCGCGAAGACCTGTTCTTCCGGCTCGGCGTGGTTGTGTTGCAGGTCCCCAGCCTCGCCAGCCGCGTCGAGGATATTCCGGCGCTGATCCGCCACTTCCAGCGCAAGATGCCCGGCGAAGCCAAATGCCGCTTCGACGACGAGGCGATGATGTTGCTGATGCAGCACCGCTGGCCGGGCAATGTGCGCGAACTCCGCAATTTCGTCGAACGCGCCAGCGTTCTGCATGGCGGCGAGACGCTCGGCGCCCATGACGTCGCGATGCTTTTGAACCCCACCGCAGCACTTGCGCCGGCGCGGGCTGTCCCCAGCAGCCCTGCTCCGGTGCAAGCCGGCGGCGAGGAGTTCATCACGGCGGCCGCACCGCACGCCAAGACGCCGGCGCCGGGGCGACCGATCGATCTCAAGCGCGAGATCGAGACGATCGAACTCGAACAGATCCACGTCGCGCTCGACCTGGCCGACGGCATCATTTCCGAAGCGGCGCGCCTGCTCACGCTCAAGCGCACGACGCTGATCGAGAAGATGCGCAAATATGGCGTCCAGCAGGCGGCCTGA
- a CDS encoding flagellar motor protein MotB, translating into MAARPNTPVRPIIVKKVIEAGHAAHHGGAWKVAYADFVTAMMAFFLLMWLLGATTEKQRKALADYFAPTIVKTKQESAGSNGMFGGDSIVSADDYPHAAGQTGTRSITIPKDAVGGPKEASGRESERMKFQQVAKSLVDRVQKKGDLKRLARNLRFTETTEGLRIDVVDDADFSMFVMGTSQLTPDGARLFREIAEPIAQVPNRLMIRGHTDAAPWSAKSGTNNWRLSVDRAEVTRHFLEFRGIGTERFSRIEGVADREPYLPSDRFDPRNRRISITLGWGGASNN; encoded by the coding sequence ATGGCCGCGCGTCCGAACACTCCGGTTCGCCCGATCATCGTCAAGAAGGTGATCGAGGCCGGCCACGCCGCGCATCATGGCGGGGCGTGGAAGGTCGCCTATGCCGACTTCGTTACCGCGATGATGGCCTTCTTCCTCCTGATGTGGCTGCTCGGGGCGACGACCGAGAAGCAGCGCAAGGCGCTTGCCGACTATTTCGCGCCGACGATCGTCAAGACCAAACAGGAAAGCGCCGGGTCGAACGGCATGTTCGGCGGCGATTCGATCGTTTCGGCCGACGACTATCCGCACGCTGCCGGCCAGACCGGAACGCGCTCGATCACCATCCCCAAGGACGCCGTCGGCGGACCCAAGGAAGCGTCGGGCCGCGAAAGCGAGCGGATGAAGTTCCAGCAGGTCGCAAAGTCGCTGGTTGATCGCGTCCAGAAGAAAGGCGACCTGAAACGCCTCGCGCGCAACCTGCGCTTTACCGAGACGACCGAGGGGCTGCGGATCGACGTGGTCGACGATGCCGACTTCTCGATGTTCGTCATGGGCACCAGCCAGCTCACCCCCGACGGCGCGCGGCTGTTCCGCGAGATTGCGGAGCCGATCGCGCAGGTTCCGAACCGGCTGATGATCCGCGGCCACACCGACGCGGCGCCCTGGTCGGCGAAATCGGGTACGAACAACTGGCGCCTGTCGGTCGACCGCGCCGAGGTGACGCGCCACTTCCTCGAGTTTCGCGGCATCGGCACCGAGCGCTTCTCGCGCATCGAAGGGGTCGCCGATCGCGAGCCCTATCTGCCCTCCGACCGATTCGATCCGCGCAACCGCCGCATCTCGATCACGCTCGGCTGGGGCGGTGCCTCCAACAATTAG
- the motA gene encoding flagellar motor stator protein MotA encodes MFPVVGIIVLILLVFGGFALTGGNLEPVLHALPHEMLIIGGAAIGSLIIGNSGKELKALGGGLGKVFKGPTYQKADYLDCILLVSTLMKMMRTEGPVAVEPHIEDPANSPLFQQYPKLLKDETLVHLICDTLRLVVVSSGTLDPHAVEEVMDNAVKSHHHHAIKPADGLQSLADALPALGIVAAVLGVVKTMGSIDKPPEILGAMIGSALVGTFLGVLLAYGLVGPFATRARTVIESDAAIYHTVKQLIIASLHGHPQPLVIEAARSGVDHSNQPSFAEVFDGMRGR; translated from the coding sequence ATGTTCCCCGTTGTCGGCATCATCGTCTTGATCCTGCTGGTGTTCGGGGGCTTCGCGCTGACCGGCGGCAACCTCGAACCCGTGCTCCACGCGCTGCCGCACGAAATGCTGATCATCGGCGGCGCCGCCATCGGATCGCTGATCATCGGCAATTCGGGCAAGGAGCTGAAGGCGCTCGGCGGCGGGCTGGGGAAGGTGTTCAAGGGGCCGACCTATCAAAAGGCCGACTATCTCGACTGCATCCTGCTCGTCTCGACGCTGATGAAGATGATGCGCACCGAGGGCCCGGTCGCGGTCGAACCGCATATCGAGGACCCGGCGAACTCGCCACTGTTCCAGCAATATCCGAAACTTTTGAAGGACGAGACGCTCGTCCACCTGATCTGCGACACGCTGCGGCTTGTCGTCGTGTCGTCGGGAACGCTCGACCCGCATGCGGTCGAGGAGGTGATGGACAATGCGGTGAAGAGCCACCACCATCACGCGATCAAGCCCGCCGACGGATTGCAGAGCCTCGCCGACGCGCTCCCCGCGCTCGGTATCGTCGCGGCGGTGCTCGGCGTCGTGAAAACGATGGGATCGATCGACAAGCCGCCCGAAATCCTCGGCGCGATGATCGGTTCGGCGCTGGTCGGAACCTTCCTCGGCGTGCTGCTCGCCTATGGCCTCGTCGGTCCGTTCGCGACGCGGGCGCGCACGGTGATCGAAAGCGACGCCGCCATTTATCACACGGTGAAGCAGCTCATCATCGCCTCGCTGCACGGCCACCCGCAGCCGCTGGTGATCGAGGCGGCGCGCTCGGGCGTCGATCATTCGAACCAGCCGAGCTTTGCGGAAGTCTTTGACGGCATGCGGGGCCGCTGA
- a CDS encoding flagellin N-terminal helical domain-containing protein, whose product MINAVGNRMTREIARQRSVADQIERTQTQISTQKKLLRASDDVVASRRIATIGTAQASTTTWARNVKAAEAQVAQADTALGTAGNLLSRARELTLSAASASMNPADRASVAAELTAIAEELDSLAATRDVNGEPLFAAGDARTMRFDSDTSFAPVPSAASAFVVGGNPISTALRDAAAAVGSGDSAAIGASLETLGAGIAHVADQRATLGLAAGRLERIGDSLASRSISLSDERSSLEDTDLSVAIAQLNAQNMTLEAAQAAFARINRQTLFDILS is encoded by the coding sequence ATGATCAACGCCGTGGGCAATCGCATGACGCGCGAAATCGCGCGCCAGCGCAGCGTCGCTGACCAGATCGAGCGGACGCAGACGCAAATCTCCACCCAGAAAAAGCTGCTCCGGGCGTCGGACGATGTCGTCGCGTCGCGGCGGATCGCGACGATCGGCACCGCGCAGGCGAGCACCACCACCTGGGCGCGCAACGTCAAGGCGGCCGAGGCGCAGGTCGCGCAGGCCGACACTGCGCTGGGGACGGCCGGCAACCTCCTGTCGCGCGCCCGCGAACTGACGCTGTCGGCGGCGAGCGCATCGATGAACCCCGCCGACCGCGCGAGCGTCGCCGCCGAACTGACGGCGATCGCCGAAGAACTCGACAGTCTCGCCGCGACGCGCGACGTCAATGGCGAGCCGCTGTTCGCGGCCGGCGACGCCCGGACGATGCGCTTCGATTCGGACACCAGCTTTGCCCCGGTGCCGTCGGCGGCGAGCGCCTTTGTCGTGGGCGGCAACCCGATTTCGACCGCGCTTCGCGACGCGGCAGCGGCGGTCGGCAGCGGCGACAGCGCCGCGATCGGCGCCTCGCTCGAAACGCTTGGCGCGGGCATCGCGCATGTCGCCGACCAGCGCGCGACGCTGGGGCTGGCGGCCGGGCGCCTCGAACGCATCGGCGACAGCCTCGCGAGCCGCAGCATCTCGCTCTCCGACGAGCGCTCGTCGCTCGAGGATACCGACCTGTCGGTGGCGATCGCGCAGCTCAACGCCCAGAATATGACGCTCGAGGCGGCGCAGGCGGCCTTCGCGCGCATCAACCGGCAGACGCTGTTCGATATTTTGAGCTGA
- the flgK gene encoding flagellar hook-associated protein FlgK → MSDLLGIGASGLRAYSRALATVGDNIANAQTPGYARRTLQLGEALGAGDTPFVRANVSPGGVTIKGLSRSVDAWLNADARISSGDAERAGTKLAWLDRVETALSDETNGIKTGLTKVFTTADELTADPSNRTLRSQFLQAVDDVASGFRTAAGQLSDMADGISDAATSAVDQFNADLNALEQINVGLRKARPGSTGEATLLDERDRLIDQLSAQGGVTASFDDRGAATLRATASGDILVGGGVVTPVTATTAADGRVSFSLAGGAPFTTATGSLAGLAEASNHVADQRAALDTMASDFAGQLNAAHQAGTDADGNPGAALFTGTGSAATLTAVPLTADQVAAADASGANGNMLAFGAMRGANDPESKWAGHMASQSQATASARAQDAAATTRADAAAAARGTVSEVDLDREAADLMRFQQAYSAAARTIQVARETMQALLSAI, encoded by the coding sequence ATGAGCGACCTTCTGGGCATCGGCGCGAGCGGGCTGCGCGCCTATTCGCGCGCGCTTGCGACGGTCGGCGACAATATCGCCAATGCGCAGACGCCGGGCTATGCGCGGCGGACGCTCCAGCTCGGCGAGGCGCTGGGGGCGGGCGATACGCCGTTCGTGCGCGCCAATGTCAGCCCCGGCGGCGTTACCATCAAGGGACTCAGCCGCTCGGTCGATGCCTGGCTGAATGCCGACGCCCGGATATCTTCGGGCGATGCCGAGCGCGCCGGGACCAAGCTTGCCTGGCTGGACCGCGTCGAAACCGCGCTCAGCGACGAGACGAACGGTATCAAGACGGGGCTGACGAAGGTCTTCACGACCGCCGACGAGCTGACCGCCGATCCGTCGAACCGGACGCTGCGCAGCCAGTTCCTGCAGGCGGTCGACGATGTCGCGTCGGGCTTTCGCACCGCCGCAGGGCAGCTTTCGGACATGGCGGACGGGATTTCGGACGCCGCGACCAGCGCGGTCGACCAGTTCAACGCCGACCTGAATGCGCTCGAACAGATCAATGTCGGGCTGCGCAAGGCGCGGCCCGGTTCGACGGGCGAAGCGACGTTGCTCGACGAGCGCGACCGGCTGATCGACCAGCTTTCGGCGCAGGGCGGGGTGACCGCCAGCTTCGACGATCGCGGCGCGGCGACGCTGCGCGCGACGGCGAGCGGCGATATCCTCGTCGGCGGGGGCGTGGTGACGCCGGTCACTGCAACCACTGCCGCCGACGGCCGCGTCTCCTTCTCGCTTGCCGGCGGCGCCCCCTTCACCACCGCGACCGGGTCGCTCGCCGGCCTTGCCGAAGCATCGAACCATGTCGCCGACCAGCGCGCGGCGCTCGACACGATGGCGAGCGATTTCGCCGGCCAGCTCAACGCTGCGCATCAGGCCGGAACCGACGCCGATGGCAATCCCGGCGCCGCGCTGTTCACCGGGACGGGCAGCGCCGCCACGCTGACCGCCGTGCCCTTGACCGCCGATCAGGTCGCCGCCGCCGACGCGAGCGGTGCCAATGGCAATATGCTGGCGTTCGGCGCGATGCGCGGGGCGAACGACCCCGAATCGAAATGGGCGGGGCATATGGCGTCGCAGTCGCAGGCGACCGCTTCGGCGCGCGCGCAGGATGCCGCCGCGACGACGCGCGCCGATGCCGCTGCGGCGGCGCGCGGCACGGTCAGCGAAGTCGATCTCGATCGCGAGGCGGCCGACCTCATGCGTTTCCAGCAGGCCTATTCGGCGGCGGCGCGCACGATCCAGGTCGCCCGCGAGACGATGCAAGCGCTGCTGAGCGCGATCTAG
- a CDS encoding rod-binding protein has translation MTTPISSVRATPAPAAAGGGGDGGLRKAAEAFEAVILRQLLASMRQAKLGDDIFGSSATDNFREMADAKTADSIAAMRQFGIADMVEAQFRGRAASQAGVVQ, from the coding sequence ATGACGACGCCCATTTCTTCGGTTCGTGCCACCCCGGCCCCTGCGGCCGCGGGAGGCGGCGGCGACGGCGGCCTGCGCAAGGCGGCCGAGGCCTTCGAAGCGGTCATCCTGCGCCAGCTCCTCGCGTCGATGCGCCAAGCGAAGCTCGGCGACGATATCTTCGGGTCGAGCGCCACCGACAATTTCCGCGAGATGGCCGACGCCAAGACCGCCGACAGCATCGCCGCGATGCGCCAGTTCGGTATCGCCGACATGGTCGAGGCGCAGTTCCGCGGCCGCGCCGCGAGCCAGGCCGGAGTGGTGCAATGA
- a CDS encoding flagellar basal body P-ring protein FlgI has protein sequence MLLLASFAFAAPASAQRIKDMGQFQGLRANQLTGYGIVVGLAGTGDDSLDYSTLGMKGAISRFGLTLPPGLNPALKNAAAVMVTAELPPFAKPGQRLDVTVSAIGKAKSLRGGTLVLAPLYGADGQIYAMVQGNLVIGGLGVDAADGSKLTVNVPSSGRIANGATVERAVDTGFATGDWLTFNLHQFDATNAKRVADAINAAIPGSASMIDGASIAIRAAGNGDDRMRLMSQIENLGVERADPPAKVIVNARTGTVVINGAVRVGTAAVTQGKMTVSIKESPMVVQPAPFSRGQTAVEESSDITVNEEARPVYLMKPSASLAELVDAINRLGVAPGDLVAILEALSQAGALTAELVII, from the coding sequence ATGCTGCTCCTCGCCAGCTTTGCCTTCGCCGCACCGGCGTCGGCGCAGCGGATCAAGGATATGGGCCAGTTCCAGGGCCTGCGCGCCAACCAGCTCACCGGCTACGGCATCGTCGTCGGGCTTGCGGGGACGGGCGACGACAGCCTCGACTATTCGACGCTCGGCATGAAGGGCGCGATCTCGCGCTTCGGGCTGACCTTGCCGCCGGGGCTCAACCCGGCGCTCAAGAATGCCGCGGCGGTGATGGTCACCGCCGAACTGCCGCCCTTCGCCAAGCCCGGCCAGCGTCTTGACGTCACCGTCTCGGCGATCGGCAAGGCCAAGAGCCTGCGCGGCGGCACGCTCGTGCTCGCGCCGCTCTATGGCGCCGACGGCCAGATCTATGCGATGGTGCAGGGCAACCTCGTCATCGGCGGGCTCGGCGTCGATGCCGCCGACGGGTCGAAGCTGACGGTCAATGTCCCGTCGAGCGGCCGCATCGCAAATGGCGCGACGGTCGAGCGCGCGGTCGACACCGGCTTTGCGACCGGCGACTGGCTGACCTTCAACCTCCACCAGTTCGACGCCACCAATGCGAAGCGCGTCGCCGACGCGATCAACGCGGCGATCCCGGGCAGCGCGTCGATGATCGACGGCGCCAGCATCGCGATCCGCGCCGCCGGCAACGGCGACGACCGCATGCGGCTGATGTCGCAGATCGAGAATTTGGGCGTCGAGCGCGCCGATCCGCCTGCCAAGGTGATCGTCAACGCGCGCACCGGCACGGTCGTGATCAACGGCGCAGTGCGCGTCGGCACCGCTGCGGTAACGCAGGGCAAGATGACCGTGTCGATCAAGGAATCGCCGATGGTCGTCCAGCCGGCGCCGTTCAGCCGCGGCCAGACCGCGGTCGAAGAATCGAGCGACATCACGGTGAATGAAGAAGCCCGTCCGGTGTATCTGATGAAACCGTCGGCGTCGCTTGCCGAACTGGTCGATGCGATCAACCGGCTCGGTGTCGCACCCGGCGACCTTGTCGCCATCCTCGAGGCGCTGAGCCAGGCTGGCGCGCTCACTGCAGAACTGGTGATCATATGA